Proteins co-encoded in one Haloarcula pelagica genomic window:
- a CDS encoding DUF7526 family protein — translation MTERIRGEVIHVVEPADLDDYDLQPELRELADSQYVLVCREGGTPSWIERLRSFLLRQPIEPVTLVAERGADEGEEVTARVRETEMAGVYEATRLD, via the coding sequence ATGACCGAGCGGATCCGCGGCGAAGTCATCCACGTCGTCGAGCCGGCGGACCTGGACGACTACGACCTCCAGCCGGAACTGCGGGAACTGGCCGATTCCCAGTACGTCCTCGTCTGCCGGGAGGGCGGTACCCCTTCGTGGATCGAGCGGCTCAGATCCTTCCTCCTGCGACAACCGATCGAGCCGGTCACGCTCGTCGCCGAACGGGGCGCCGACGAGGGCGAGGAAGTGACTGCCCGGGTGCGAGAGACGGAGATGGCAGGCGTCTACGAGGCGACACGACTGGACTAA
- a CDS encoding MFS transporter, with translation MATDTEESVDLLDSFRQFFALERDVLVLSLSMLAFSLAFQMTGRYVPEYLRVLGASAGVIGLYGSVGNFISAVYPYPGGAISDRIGSRLALTAFAVLATLGFGLWYLASVVGDVAVGPVTVPAWGLVFVGLFLAQAWKSFGLGATFAIVKQAVPPDRLAMGFASTEMFRRIGFLLGPLLAAALLALTPTFAGGFQLILLAAIAFSLVATVAQHVLYDASEDSLGKSFQGLQQVLADLRSMPEPLRPLLVADTLVRFANGMVYVFFVIVVTEFLSVGFSGFGVSLRPDAFFGVLLGVEMVVAILSMAPVSKFTEYAGLKPAVALGFSVYALFPLALIFAPADQWLMVALFAYSGLRFAGLPAHKALIVGPAEADAGGRVTGTYYLVRNTVVIPSAALGGWLYGSEWAFDIAGRTLRAGPELAFLTASVIGLLGVVYFLLFGEEFRAYE, from the coding sequence ATGGCGACCGACACGGAGGAATCCGTCGACCTGCTCGATAGCTTCCGGCAGTTTTTCGCCCTGGAGCGGGACGTGCTCGTCCTCTCGCTGTCGATGCTCGCCTTTAGCCTGGCGTTCCAGATGACTGGCCGGTACGTCCCCGAGTACCTGCGGGTGCTCGGCGCGAGTGCGGGCGTCATCGGGCTGTACGGGAGCGTCGGCAACTTCATCAGCGCCGTCTACCCCTACCCGGGCGGTGCGATCTCGGACCGGATCGGCTCGCGGCTGGCGCTGACGGCCTTCGCCGTGCTTGCGACGCTTGGCTTCGGCCTGTGGTATCTCGCCTCCGTCGTCGGCGATGTCGCGGTCGGACCGGTGACAGTCCCCGCCTGGGGACTCGTCTTCGTCGGGCTCTTCCTGGCGCAGGCCTGGAAGTCGTTCGGGCTCGGAGCCACCTTCGCCATCGTCAAACAGGCCGTCCCGCCGGATCGGCTGGCGATGGGCTTCGCCAGCACGGAGATGTTCCGCCGGATCGGCTTCCTGCTCGGCCCGCTACTCGCGGCCGCGCTGCTGGCGCTGACGCCGACGTTCGCCGGGGGCTTCCAGCTGATACTGCTCGCAGCTATCGCCTTCTCGCTGGTCGCGACGGTCGCCCAGCACGTCCTCTACGACGCCAGCGAGGACTCGCTGGGCAAGTCCTTCCAGGGACTCCAACAGGTGCTCGCGGACCTGCGGTCGATGCCGGAACCGCTGCGGCCGCTGCTGGTCGCGGACACCCTCGTCCGCTTCGCCAACGGGATGGTGTACGTCTTCTTCGTCATCGTGGTCACGGAGTTCCTGTCGGTGGGGTTCTCCGGATTCGGCGTGTCGCTGCGCCCGGACGCGTTCTTCGGTGTCTTGCTCGGCGTCGAGATGGTCGTCGCGATCCTCTCGATGGCGCCGGTCTCGAAGTTCACCGAGTACGCCGGGCTCAAGCCCGCGGTGGCGCTTGGCTTCTCGGTGTACGCGCTGTTCCCGCTGGCGCTGATCTTCGCGCCGGCGGACCAGTGGCTGATGGTCGCGCTCTTTGCGTACTCGGGCCTGCGATTTGCCGGCCTGCCGGCCCACAAGGCACTGATCGTCGGGCCCGCCGAGGCCGACGCCGGCGGCCGCGTCACCGGCACATACTACCTCGTCCGCAACACCGTCGTCATCCCGAGCGCCGCGCTGGGCGGGTGGCTCTACGGCAGCGAGTGGGCGTTCGACATCGCTGGTCGGACGCTCCGGGCAGGGCCGGAACTGGCCTTTCTCACCGCTTCGGTGATCGGGCTGCTCGGTGTCGTGTACTTCCTCCTGTTCGGCGAGGAGTTCCGGGCCTACGAGTGA
- a CDS encoding HAMP domain-containing sensor histidine kinase: MDDTNTVSDSARSRYTLWSLYLLGPAFAIVGIVHAAGDTSGLPVRLMELAVVCALSAALVVSIRYTADRVAPAQFRYVGYSTVGLGLTTAALSLLASGIQVLQGYSLNEPLYYAMIMGAGGTVAGPYLGYYYARLRRSNTELNHRYEEMAVLNRRLSVTNRVLRHNLRNNLTVIDGVATDLRENVETPGIGDRLSLLTSRTDRLVGLSEKMAEIREIWDTTERQTVNVAALTEEVLGDANAQYSGVTVRMDAPDSVAVQAHPRIETALREVVSNAVEHNDTNALTITVTIEESTDSDSVQVRIADDGRGLPDIEESMFAEAGPSEPALEHGVGLGLWLVYWTVTESGGDLTLSNDDGAVVTLTLPGAQGTADAAPIRPRQTLKQRHSDAAPA, translated from the coding sequence GTGGATGACACAAACACCGTGAGCGATAGCGCTCGCTCTCGGTACACGCTGTGGTCGCTGTACCTCCTCGGCCCGGCATTCGCCATCGTCGGTATCGTCCACGCAGCGGGGGATACGTCCGGACTACCCGTCCGTCTGATGGAGCTGGCGGTCGTCTGTGCGCTCTCGGCCGCCCTCGTCGTGTCGATCCGGTACACCGCCGACCGGGTCGCTCCCGCGCAGTTTCGGTACGTCGGCTACTCGACGGTCGGGCTGGGCCTGACGACCGCTGCGTTGTCGCTGCTCGCCTCGGGAATCCAGGTGCTACAGGGATACTCGCTGAACGAACCGCTGTACTACGCCATGATCATGGGCGCCGGTGGGACCGTCGCCGGGCCGTATCTGGGCTACTACTACGCGCGCCTCCGGCGCAGCAACACGGAACTGAACCACCGCTACGAGGAGATGGCGGTCCTGAACCGCCGGCTGTCGGTGACAAACCGGGTGCTTCGACACAACCTTCGGAACAACCTCACGGTGATCGACGGGGTCGCGACGGACCTCCGCGAGAACGTCGAGACGCCCGGAATCGGCGACCGGCTCAGTCTGCTCACCAGTCGCACCGACAGGCTCGTGGGCCTTTCCGAGAAGATGGCCGAGATCCGGGAAATCTGGGACACGACGGAACGCCAGACAGTGAACGTCGCGGCACTCACCGAAGAGGTGCTCGGGGACGCCAACGCTCAGTACTCCGGCGTGACCGTCCGGATGGACGCACCCGATTCGGTAGCTGTACAGGCTCACCCCCGGATCGAGACCGCGCTCCGGGAAGTCGTCTCGAACGCCGTCGAACACAACGACACGAACGCGCTCACGATCACCGTCACGATCGAGGAATCGACCGACAGCGATTCCGTGCAGGTCCGCATCGCCGACGACGGGCGCGGGCTCCCCGACATCGAGGAGTCCATGTTCGCCGAGGCGGGACCGAGCGAGCCAGCCCTCGAACACGGGGTCGGGCTCGGCCTCTGGCTGGTGTACTGGACCGTCACGGAGTCCGGTGGCGATCTGACGCTGTCGAACGACGACGGTGCGGTCGTCACGCTCACGCTTCCGGGGGCACAGGGAACGGCGGACGCGGCACCGATTCGGCCGCGACAGACACTCAAACAGCGCCACTCGGACGCCGCACCGGCCTGA
- the truD gene encoding tRNA pseudouridine(13) synthase TruD, which translates to MREAHPIEQAVGMEYYVSDADGIGGHLRETPGDFRVTELEAFDTEPVDADTGAYPHLVFRVELRDWDTNDFASALSDRLGISRERVSWAGTKDKRAVTRQLFSVKGIDAADVPVIDDADIDVVGRAGRPILFGDLAGNAFEITVRDAEAPENAASVVADLAAFGAGEGPPDERTGSLPDGELTVGVPNYFGQQRFGSRRPVTHEVGLAIARGEWKGAVLAYVGNPSEREPEATREARAYVDETHDWAGALERLPRALGYERSICHRLVENGAATPADFRDALAAVPSNLQTLFVNAAQSYVFNRVLSARLERGLPFDRPVEGDVVAFADGDAPEGLRLPDTDRTQRVTERRLRTVERHCERGRAFVTAPLVGTETELADGEPGEIERAVLDDIGLAPADFDLPGEFDSSGTRRAVLLRTDLAVDRDSDDLTFSFSLPKGSYATVLLREFRKGDPDA; encoded by the coding sequence ATGCGCGAGGCTCACCCGATAGAGCAGGCGGTCGGCATGGAGTACTACGTCAGCGATGCCGACGGGATCGGGGGACACCTCCGCGAGACGCCGGGGGACTTCCGGGTCACGGAACTGGAGGCGTTCGACACCGAACCCGTCGACGCCGACACCGGTGCGTACCCCCATCTCGTGTTTCGGGTGGAACTGCGGGACTGGGACACCAACGACTTCGCGAGCGCGCTCTCGGACCGGCTGGGAATCTCCCGCGAGCGGGTCTCCTGGGCCGGGACGAAAGACAAGCGCGCGGTCACCCGACAGCTCTTCTCGGTGAAGGGGATCGACGCCGCCGACGTGCCCGTGATCGACGACGCCGACATCGACGTGGTCGGGCGCGCGGGGCGGCCGATCCTCTTCGGCGATCTGGCTGGCAACGCCTTCGAGATCACCGTTCGGGACGCCGAGGCCCCCGAAAACGCCGCGTCGGTGGTCGCGGATCTGGCGGCCTTCGGCGCCGGCGAGGGCCCGCCCGACGAGCGGACCGGGTCGCTGCCCGACGGCGAACTGACCGTCGGTGTCCCGAACTACTTCGGCCAGCAACGGTTCGGGTCGCGCCGGCCGGTCACCCACGAGGTCGGCCTGGCGATCGCCCGCGGCGAGTGGAAGGGTGCCGTGCTGGCCTACGTCGGGAACCCGAGCGAACGGGAACCCGAAGCCACCCGCGAGGCGCGGGCCTACGTCGACGAGACCCACGACTGGGCCGGCGCGCTGGAGCGTCTCCCCCGGGCGCTTGGCTACGAGCGGTCGATCTGTCACCGGCTGGTCGAGAACGGTGCGGCGACGCCCGCGGACTTCAGGGACGCGCTGGCGGCGGTCCCGTCGAACCTCCAGACGCTGTTCGTCAACGCCGCCCAGTCGTACGTCTTCAACCGGGTCCTCTCGGCGCGGCTGGAACGCGGGCTCCCCTTCGACCGCCCCGTCGAGGGCGACGTGGTCGCGTTCGCCGACGGCGACGCGCCCGAGGGTCTCCGCCTGCCGGACACCGACCGAACCCAGCGGGTGACCGAGCGACGCCTGCGGACCGTCGAACGCCACTGCGAACGGGGGCGGGCGTTCGTCACGGCGCCGCTCGTGGGAACCGAGACGGAACTGGCCGACGGCGAGCCCGGCGAGATCGAGCGGGCGGTGCTGGACGACATCGGGCTGGCGCCGGCCGACTTCGATCTGCCCGGCGAGTTCGACTCCTCGGGGACCCGCCGGGCGGTCTTGCTTCGGACGGACCTGGCCGTCGACCGCGACAGCGACGACCTGACGTTCTCGTTCTCGCTGCCGAAAGGCAGCTACGCGACGGTCCTCCTGCGGGAGTTCCGCAAGGGCGACCCGGACGCGTAG
- a CDS encoding DUF2103 domain-containing protein produces MDCRQCATPLARPGDYCLVCHTANTEVVVLDLGRDRATVSCIAEEEVVGQRTVTTTPEGDGSDQQAVTELRNFAGLIADEVRRKRPEEVYVTGDRAVIGAVRGQLHHEFYRVEGDDPVQRVLDRRGEPALEVVEASLAEKLGGSHSTLIGGRTGQRALETVAGHPHVKKVIPGPIDASGSGARGGVRAKATRADTNGNVRVLIRDGSSVQENRVVTTAGDRELGEHVRADLNEALREAELQD; encoded by the coding sequence ATGGACTGTCGGCAGTGTGCCACGCCGCTCGCCAGACCGGGCGACTACTGCCTGGTCTGTCACACTGCCAACACCGAAGTGGTCGTGCTGGATCTCGGGCGCGACCGCGCGACGGTCTCCTGCATCGCCGAGGAGGAGGTGGTCGGCCAGCGGACGGTGACGACCACGCCGGAGGGAGACGGCAGCGACCAGCAGGCCGTCACGGAGCTGCGGAACTTCGCCGGGCTGATCGCCGACGAGGTCCGGCGCAAGCGGCCCGAAGAGGTGTACGTCACCGGCGACCGGGCCGTCATCGGAGCCGTCCGCGGCCAACTGCACCACGAGTTCTACCGCGTCGAGGGCGACGACCCCGTCCAGCGCGTCCTCGACCGCCGGGGCGAACCCGCCCTGGAGGTCGTCGAGGCGTCGCTGGCCGAGAAACTCGGCGGGAGTCACTCGACGCTGATCGGCGGCCGGACCGGCCAGCGGGCCTTAGAGACCGTCGCCGGCCACCCCCACGTCAAGAAGGTCATCCCCGGCCCCATCGACGCCAGCGGGTCCGGGGCTCGCGGTGGCGTCCGGGCGAAGGCCACGCGGGCGGACACGAACGGGAACGTCCGGGTGCTGATCCGTGACGGGTCGAGCGTCCAGGAGAACCGCGTGGTCACGACGGCCGGCGACCGAGAGCTAGGAGAACACGTCCGGGCGGACCTCAACGAGGCGCTGCGGGAAGCCGAACTCCAGGACTGA
- a CDS encoding 50S ribosomal protein L37ae gives MWTLGGQQNTMANNKGRTGSAGRFGARYGRVSRRRVAEIEAEMNEDHACPNCGEKRVDRQGTGIWQCSYCDYTFTGGSYKPETPGGKTVRRSIRAALAEDEE, from the coding sequence ATGTGGACGCTCGGCGGACAGCAGAACACTATGGCCAACAACAAGGGACGTACCGGAAGTGCCGGCCGATTCGGCGCTCGCTACGGTCGTGTCTCCCGTCGCCGTGTCGCCGAGATCGAAGCGGAGATGAACGAGGACCACGCCTGCCCGAACTGCGGCGAGAAGCGCGTCGACCGGCAGGGGACCGGGATCTGGCAGTGCAGCTACTGTGACTACACGTTCACCGGCGGGAGCTACAAGCCCGAGACGCCCGGTGGCAAGACCGTCCGCCGCTCGATCCGCGCCGCGCTGGCCGAAGACGAGGAGTAA
- a CDS encoding DNA-directed RNA polymerase subunit P codes for MSYKCSRCKRDVTLDEYGGVRCPYCGHRVLLKERAPDIKEIEVE; via the coding sequence ATGAGCTACAAGTGTTCTCGCTGTAAGCGCGACGTGACGCTCGACGAGTACGGTGGCGTCCGCTGCCCGTACTGTGGGCACCGGGTGTTGCTCAAGGAGCGCGCCCCCGACATCAAAGAAATCGAAGTCGAGTGA
- a CDS encoding KEOPS complex subunit Pcc1: MSAPHSTVLSVTFESSDRARRIERSVRPEIGAIDGDRTTATLSRDGDTVEVLVSADDLVAVRAGCNTWLTLLGTAERADDAVRDAEGL; the protein is encoded by the coding sequence GTGAGCGCGCCACACAGCACTGTTCTCTCCGTCACCTTCGAGTCTTCTGACCGCGCCCGCAGGATCGAGCGCAGCGTCAGACCCGAGATCGGCGCGATCGACGGCGACCGGACGACGGCGACGCTCTCCCGCGACGGCGACACCGTCGAGGTACTCGTCAGTGCCGACGACCTCGTCGCCGTCCGGGCCGGCTGTAACACCTGGCTGACGCTGCTTGGAACCGCCGAACGCGCCGACGACGCCGTCCGTGACGCCGAAGGACTATAG
- a CDS encoding PAS domain S-box protein yields MTMDSLDSDRPPTARAADAVVLYADADPDAREAAVPPLERRHAGLSVVTAGTADGARDVLETGSVDCLVVDPAGFDALDTVLAATDCPAVLYTALDAPTLETLSDRVRTIVEKPIDTTCPTLLVEKVHNIVSERPERTSAHAVAEESLVTDEVLVALAADGRITWTSDGLSSVLPPTLDTAADTLSGRIEPAVPDGDAGRRALARLRDGLHEPVVVPIGTARRDRYLLIRPHDAPPGTDGENLVAVADVSDRVESVTQSEQLSLLVDEARDGLYTLDEDGVVDFCNDAFAATLGYDRERLRGTHAAELLAPGELTKGQRTVERLLHDPEREQATVELRFRCADGVERLLSIRYTLRLGPDGTYDGLMGAVRDVTERREREHALEQERALFESLVEHFPNGGVFLFDDDLRFVEAGGQELPSLGLDNEAMIGQTPADIFPPENARVLEERYRATLWGEHSSFEDTYQGNRYRVQTIPIPDNDAAAGMAVAQNVTEQRERQWELERSNSLLSTLLDTLPLGILVEDSDREITAVNQQFLDMFELLGTPEGLVGRDCVAQARDVCELFVDGTAFVEGIASVPAQHRARHDQELELHDGRIFERSAVPVSLTDGRGTIWLYRDVTDRVQDERELAETTERLDLALEGAELAVWDWDLETGSVTRNDRWAAMLGYDPDDIADELDEWAQRIHPADRDRAEAELAAHFEGETDYYQCDIRLQTKSGEYRWVRDSGKVFEWDDAGEPIRAVGIHQDITARKEQKRELRRQRDELELLARIHSLIQDVIRALGAAASREEIEEIVCRQLVESSLYQFAWVGEREGGDNRLATRTAAGDDDGYLDIVRERATAADREQGPGTVAVATGEVQVVRDVTEEPTMTDWRDEATERGYRSAAAIPLVHNDVVHGVLVVYATRPDAFSDRAVESFTVLGEMVGFALTAVQNRQLLAHDTALELTYRARDDPLVAAAARADCRIELAGSVAVEDGSLQYLRITDGDPAVVLDAVREEGAAVDGRIVADDGTHGVVELTTPDGFEASLLDVGARLQSVVATPTELVVTTEAPTDADPRTIRDVLARRAPSTELTAKHERTRSPASLTDTVTVTDGLTDRQQEVLRAAYFAGYYAWPRDTTAEQLSERLGIASPTLHQHLRRAQRNLLGALFDD; encoded by the coding sequence ATGACGATGGATTCGCTCGACAGCGACCGACCGCCGACAGCCAGGGCAGCGGACGCTGTCGTCCTGTACGCCGACGCCGATCCGGACGCCCGCGAGGCGGCCGTCCCACCCCTCGAACGCCGACACGCGGGACTCTCCGTCGTCACTGCAGGCACTGCCGATGGCGCCCGGGACGTTCTGGAGACCGGTTCGGTCGATTGTCTCGTCGTCGACCCTGCCGGGTTCGACGCCCTCGACACGGTTCTTGCCGCCACGGACTGCCCGGCGGTCCTCTACACCGCGCTGGACGCGCCGACGCTGGAGACGCTCTCCGATCGGGTCCGGACGATCGTCGAGAAACCGATCGACACGACGTGTCCGACACTGCTCGTCGAGAAGGTCCACAACATCGTCAGCGAGCGGCCCGAGCGGACGAGTGCCCACGCGGTCGCCGAAGAGTCGCTCGTGACCGACGAGGTGCTGGTGGCTCTGGCGGCCGACGGGCGGATCACCTGGACGAGCGACGGGCTTTCGAGCGTCCTCCCGCCGACCCTGGACACGGCTGCCGACACGCTGTCCGGACGGATCGAACCGGCCGTTCCCGACGGCGATGCCGGCCGGCGTGCACTGGCACGGCTTCGGGACGGCCTCCACGAACCGGTGGTGGTTCCGATCGGGACGGCCCGGCGGGACCGATACCTGCTGATTCGACCCCACGACGCCCCGCCGGGCACGGACGGGGAGAACCTCGTCGCCGTCGCGGATGTCTCCGACCGGGTCGAGTCCGTCACACAGAGCGAGCAACTGTCGCTGCTCGTCGACGAGGCCCGCGACGGGCTGTACACGCTCGACGAGGACGGCGTGGTCGACTTCTGTAACGACGCGTTCGCGGCGACACTGGGCTACGACCGAGAGCGCCTGCGTGGGACACACGCCGCGGAGCTACTCGCCCCCGGCGAACTCACGAAGGGCCAGCGAACCGTCGAACGGCTGTTACACGACCCCGAACGGGAGCAGGCGACCGTCGAGTTGCGCTTTCGCTGTGCCGACGGCGTGGAACGCCTCCTGTCGATCCGATACACGCTCCGGCTGGGGCCGGACGGTACTTACGACGGGCTGATGGGGGCCGTTCGCGATGTCACCGAGCGTCGCGAACGCGAGCACGCGCTCGAACAGGAACGGGCGCTGTTCGAGAGCCTGGTCGAACACTTCCCCAACGGCGGCGTGTTCCTCTTCGACGACGACCTGCGGTTCGTCGAGGCCGGCGGCCAGGAACTCCCGTCGCTCGGGCTCGACAACGAGGCGATGATCGGGCAGACACCCGCGGATATCTTCCCCCCGGAGAACGCGCGCGTCCTCGAAGAACGCTATCGGGCGACACTCTGGGGCGAACACTCGTCGTTCGAGGACACGTATCAGGGGAACCGATACCGGGTCCAGACGATCCCGATTCCGGACAACGACGCGGCTGCCGGGATGGCCGTCGCACAGAACGTCACCGAACAGCGCGAGCGCCAGTGGGAGCTCGAACGGTCGAACTCGCTGCTCTCGACCCTGCTCGACACCTTGCCGCTGGGGATTCTCGTCGAGGACAGCGACCGCGAGATCACGGCCGTCAACCAACAGTTCCTGGACATGTTCGAACTGCTGGGCACACCCGAGGGGCTCGTCGGACGCGACTGCGTGGCCCAGGCGCGGGACGTGTGTGAGCTGTTCGTCGACGGGACGGCGTTCGTCGAGGGGATCGCGTCCGTGCCGGCCCAGCACCGCGCGCGTCACGACCAGGAACTCGAACTGCACGACGGGCGCATCTTCGAGCGCAGTGCCGTCCCCGTCTCGCTGACGGACGGTCGGGGGACGATCTGGCTCTACCGGGATGTCACCGACCGCGTCCAGGACGAGCGCGAACTCGCCGAGACGACCGAACGGCTCGATCTGGCGCTCGAAGGTGCCGAGCTGGCGGTCTGGGACTGGGACCTCGAAACCGGGTCGGTCACCCGCAACGACCGGTGGGCGGCGATGCTCGGGTACGACCCGGACGACATCGCGGACGAACTCGACGAGTGGGCCCAGCGGATCCACCCGGCAGACCGGGACCGGGCCGAGGCGGAGCTTGCCGCCCACTTCGAGGGCGAGACCGACTACTACCAGTGTGACATCCGCTTGCAGACGAAGTCCGGGGAGTATCGGTGGGTCCGGGACTCCGGGAAGGTCTTCGAGTGGGACGACGCGGGCGAACCGATCCGTGCGGTCGGCATCCACCAGGACATCACGGCGCGCAAGGAGCAGAAACGCGAACTCCGACGCCAGCGCGACGAACTGGAGCTACTGGCACGCATCCACTCCCTGATCCAGGATGTCATCCGTGCGCTCGGGGCCGCGGCGAGCCGCGAGGAGATCGAGGAGATCGTCTGTCGCCAGCTCGTCGAGTCGTCGCTCTATCAGTTCGCCTGGGTTGGCGAGCGCGAGGGCGGCGACAACCGGCTGGCGACCCGGACCGCGGCCGGTGACGACGACGGCTACCTCGACATCGTCCGCGAGCGGGCGACGGCAGCCGACCGCGAGCAGGGGCCGGGGACGGTGGCCGTCGCGACCGGGGAAGTTCAGGTCGTCCGTGACGTGACCGAGGAACCCACGATGACCGACTGGCGGGACGAAGCGACCGAGCGGGGCTACCGCTCGGCCGCGGCGATCCCGCTCGTCCACAACGACGTGGTCCACGGCGTCCTCGTCGTGTACGCCACGCGGCCGGACGCGTTCAGCGACCGCGCCGTCGAGAGTTTCACCGTCCTGGGTGAGATGGTCGGGTTCGCGCTCACCGCCGTTCAGAACCGTCAGTTGCTGGCTCACGACACCGCGCTGGAACTGACCTACCGCGCCCGGGACGATCCGCTCGTCGCCGCGGCCGCCCGGGCGGACTGTCGGATCGAACTCGCCGGCTCGGTCGCGGTCGAGGACGGCTCCCTCCAGTACCTCCGGATCACCGACGGCGACCCCGCGGTGGTGCTGGACGCGGTCCGGGAGGAGGGCGCCGCCGTGGACGGGCGGATCGTCGCCGACGACGGGACACACGGTGTCGTCGAACTCACGACGCCCGACGGCTTCGAGGCGTCACTGCTCGACGTGGGGGCACGGCTCCAGTCCGTCGTCGCGACGCCGACCGAACTCGTCGTCACCACGGAAGCACCGACGGACGCCGATCCCCGGACGATCCGGGATGTCCTCGCGAGACGCGCACCGAGCACCGAGTTGACGGCGAAACACGAACGGACGCGCTCGCCCGCGTCGCTGACCGACACCGTGACGGTGACCGACGGCCTGACCGATCGACAGCAGGAGGTCCTCAGAGCGGCGTACTTCGCGGGCTACTACGCCTGGCCCCGGGACACTACCGCCGAACAGCTCTCCGAGCGGCTCGGGATCGCCTCGCCCACGCTCCACCAGCACCTCCGGCGTGCACAGCGGAACCTCCTCGGGGCGCTGTTCGATGACTGA
- a CDS encoding DUF7344 domain-containing protein, giving the protein MSDQSGDGPDSEQWQGMTPQDRGFTTPIADDVFEALADWRRRAVCRHLSTADQCAVDVRTLAVAVSSRGQSSSVPDAEATVDAVETELLETHLPKLHDLGVLDFDERSETVRYWGSPTVEKWAEHADAVTDHNEF; this is encoded by the coding sequence ATGTCCGACCAGAGTGGCGACGGTCCAGACAGCGAGCAGTGGCAGGGAATGACGCCACAGGACCGTGGATTCACGACGCCGATCGCTGACGATGTCTTCGAGGCCCTGGCGGACTGGCGACGACGCGCCGTCTGTCGGCACCTCTCGACGGCCGACCAGTGTGCCGTGGACGTTCGGACGCTCGCCGTCGCCGTCAGCAGTCGCGGGCAGTCCAGTTCGGTCCCGGACGCCGAGGCGACTGTCGACGCAGTCGAGACCGAACTGCTCGAGACACACCTCCCGAAACTCCACGACCTCGGTGTCCTGGACTTCGACGAGCGAAGCGAGACGGTCCGGTACTGGGGATCGCCGACCGTCGAGAAGTGGGCCGAACACGCCGACGCTGTCACCGACCACAACGAGTTCTGA
- a CDS encoding aldo/keto reductase → MDLPPVGLGTMGLSDPSTVTTAIDLGYRHLDTAQIYENEGIVGEGIAAASIDRSELLVATKLWTDRLAGDDVRRGTEASLDRLGLDRVDLLYVHRPRDDYAPDETLPALDAVRADGLTAHVGLSNFEPAQLETAREHLDAPIAAHQVEFHPFFARQALLDDAQAHGYPLVAYSPLAGGAVFEDPTITEIAADHDTTPAAVSLAWVLSHDNVVTIPKASSPTHLRANREAAALELDAAEIDRIDAIDREEELYPE, encoded by the coding sequence ATGGACCTGCCGCCTGTCGGCCTGGGGACGATGGGGCTTTCCGATCCGTCGACGGTCACGACCGCCATCGATCTCGGCTACCGTCATCTCGACACCGCACAGATCTACGAGAACGAAGGTATCGTCGGGGAGGGGATCGCCGCCGCGTCGATCGACCGGTCGGAACTGCTCGTCGCGACGAAGCTGTGGACCGATCGCCTGGCCGGTGACGACGTTCGTCGGGGGACCGAGGCGAGCCTCGACCGGCTCGGCCTCGACCGGGTCGATCTGTTGTACGTCCACCGACCCCGCGACGACTACGCGCCCGACGAGACGCTTCCCGCGCTCGATGCGGTCCGAGCGGACGGGCTGACGGCCCACGTCGGCCTCTCGAACTTCGAGCCCGCGCAACTGGAAACCGCTCGCGAGCACCTCGACGCGCCGATCGCGGCCCACCAGGTCGAGTTTCACCCCTTCTTCGCCCGCCAGGCGTTGCTCGACGACGCCCAGGCCCACGGCTATCCGCTCGTGGCGTACTCGCCGCTGGCTGGCGGGGCCGTCTTCGAGGACCCGACGATCACCGAGATCGCGGCCGACCACGACACCACGCCGGCCGCGGTCAGTCTCGCGTGGGTGCTCTCACACGACAACGTCGTCACGATCCCGAAGGCGTCCTCCCCGACCCACCTGCGAGCCAACCGCGAAGCCGCCGCGTTGGAACTCGACGCGGCGGAGATCGACCGGATCGACGCGATCGACCGCGAGGAGGAACTCTACCCCGAGTAG
- a CDS encoding prefoldin subunit beta translates to MQGNLPPEAQEKLEELQDLQETAQQVAAQKQQAETDLQESQTALDELDDVEDDTVMYREVGELLVQTDLDEAREDLEEKVSNLEVRVETLEKQEERVQEQFEDLQGELQQMLGGGPAGGPAGGPGAGGA, encoded by the coding sequence ATGCAAGGAAATCTCCCGCCCGAAGCACAGGAGAAGCTCGAGGAACTGCAGGACCTGCAGGAGACCGCACAGCAGGTCGCCGCACAGAAACAGCAGGCCGAGACAGACCTCCAGGAGTCCCAGACAGCCCTGGACGAGCTCGACGATGTCGAGGACGACACGGTGATGTACCGCGAAGTCGGCGAACTGCTCGTCCAGACGGACCTCGACGAGGCCCGAGAGGACCTCGAAGAGAAGGTCAGCAACCTCGAAGTCCGCGTCGAGACCCTCGAAAAGCAGGAAGAGCGCGTCCAGGAGCAGTTCGAGGACCTCCAGGGCGAGCTCCAGCAGATGCTGGGCGGCGGCCCGGCCGGCGGCCCGGCCGGCGGTCCCGGCGCTGGCGGCGCGTAA